Part of the Nycticebus coucang isolate mNycCou1 chromosome 22, mNycCou1.pri, whole genome shotgun sequence genome, CTGCCTCCTGGACAGGACCAGCCTGGAGGAGACACCAGTAGATGTGTGCAAAATTAATGAATGACTTAGTTCTCTTGTGTGTACAACCCTCAGCATGTGTGGGGCTACTCCAGACCCCTGTGTGCACCATGCCCTCCCCGTGCCTGACTCTGGGCCAATGTAATATTTTTGCATACTGTTCTATCAAATAAAGAAATGTGACACAGTGGAATGTATGAGACTTCAAGTTCAAGTCCTGGGTCTACCATCTGGTATATGACCTTGGGCACATGTTGTAGCCTCTCAGAgtctttgtttcctcttttgtaaaatggggataatcacACTTCTGTCCTGCCTTGTGGTGAGAATCAAATTAGACCATGCGTGTGAAACACCCAGCATTAGTCAATTAggagtcctcctcccccacctcgaACTTGGAAATAAAATTGCCCTCTGAGTCTTAAGCCAGTAAAATCCACGCATCACAGAGAAGAGCCAGGTGGGGGAGTGAATGAGGCGAGAGATGGTTTTGTAAACGACTGAAGAGTTTTGTGAACGGTGCAAACCCGCAATCAAGGTGACCCGCCTGCCGCCTGTAATCTCAGGGAGGCAGGGCGAGGATGTGATTGAAATTGAGAAAGCAGAAGCCTAATCAATTGCATTGTGCTCTATCTGAAGGAAACAGAAGGTTTCACAGAAAAGAGGGTGCAAGGGAAAATTCATTTAGCTGCTGCAGAGAGAGAGACCAGGAACCAGTAGGCACAGGGATTCCAGGCTCAGGAGGCTCTGGCCTGAAGAATTGTGAGGGGCCTATGACCTCCAGATGGTTCACTGCCCCACTGGATCATATTGAAACCAAATGAGTGTCCAGGCACCAGGAAGAGCCCTATCCAACAGACAAGAATATTCTGGTCCCAGGAAGACTACAGAGCTAACAGCACTGATTTTGGAGTCAGAAGACTTGGTGTAAGCCCCTGCTTTGCAACTTCTGTTCTGCAAACCTTGAAAACACCAATTTATTTCACTGTGCCTTAGCTTCATTATCAGCAAAATGAAGGTGTGACAGGCTTCTCAGCATAGAgttctgtgaggattaaatgacagCATGCACTTAGCAGGATGCCTGGCACAGAATAAACAATTTGTACATGGTAGAGACAAAGAGAGCTAATGGGTATTGAGCATTTTATTGCTATTTCACAGATGAGTTCATTGAGGCTTGGAAAGATTAATAACTTGCACAACATCACACAGATTCACACCAGGCAGGACAGCTCCAGAGCTGTGCTCTTATCTGCTTACTTCATGGTAGGTAGAAATGCTGTCTTCTGCCTTACACATCAGACTCTTGTGAGTCTTGTCTGTCAGAAATTCTGGCCCTCAGGAAGATTTAGTCCCTGAGAGTGTGCACAGCTAAGGCTCCTACACCTATGACAACCTTTCTAAGCAGCCACTTGGTCTCTTTCCATATTATTTCTCGCATTTATCACCCCCCAGTACAGGGTTAGGTGCAGGGAACTCTCAATCTGCATTGGCTGCCTTATCCCCCTTTCCTTCAGGCCACTCAATATAGGGGGCGAGGGGTCCCTCAGGGAATTTTTCTACTAATAACTAGAAGAGGGAAGATGTCTCTcccttttacacacacacacacacacacacacacacacacacacacacacgatataCTCTCCTCCCAAAGCCTGGAGGCAATGAAGTCCAAGAAAGACCAAGAGCCTCAGTGTGAgacctaggttcaaatcccagctgtcATATACAGCTATGAGCTTGGTACATCATGTAACCCTTGagcctcggttttctcatctACAGATAGGCCTAATTATAGAACCAGGCTCAGGATCGgattaaaagaaaagatggatgTGAACACATCCAACATTCAGCAGACACTTAACaaataagttattattattactatttttcttcCCTGTTCCTCCAGGGCACGGACaggttttatttgtgtttgtgtctCCAGGGTCCTGCTTAACAAAGGGTCAATGCCTCACGGAGTCAATACTTAGTAATTGTTGGCTACTTGCAATAATGATCCCCAGCTACACTCCCTGTCCATTCCCTTACTAAATCAGAGGGTCAACAGTTCCTGGTGGGAGAGGTAGGAATCCTGATTCCCTGCTTCCCTTGCTTCTACACGGAGGCATGTCAGCTGCCAGAGTTTTTCAAAGGGGGAGTGGATGCAGGACAATTTGTCATTGCACAGCAGTGAAGCCTGTTTAGCATCACTGATCTTTTCCCACTAAATGCTACTAGGAGCCCCCAGTCATTGTGACAAACAAAACTGCCTCCAAACCTCTTCAAAAGCTCCCTTGGGGGCAGAGCTCCCCTAGTAAGATCCAAGGGGCTGAACTAACCTTCagacctctcctttctcctcccttccctctgtaCATTTTTGGGGAATCTGACAGCTGCAGAGGATTCACTGTGGCCTTCATGTCTGCCCCTGTGGAATGGGGACCTAAGGTTGTTCTATTGTCTGCAATGAATGGTAAATCAGGCTGAAATCAGGTAAAGAATTAGCAAAACCATTATGCACAGATTGAAGGCTATGTAGGTAATGGAGGGACATTTTGATCTATCTCTAACTGCTTGTCTTCTCTAGCTTCCTTTCACTTCATCCTAAATTCACATGGAGATGAGCAGTGAGACTTCTGGGTGACTTAAAACTCCACACCTTGAATACCGGCTGCTTGGTAGATACCAGGGCACTCTCTTACCTTCCCCTGCTGCTCTTAATAGTCACACCTGTCCCCTCCACCTCCCATTGACCACCAAAAGGAAGGTTCAGGGGAAGTTAATGGCTCAAGaaatcatattttcattttccttatttacaaaaccaataaacacacacacgctATTCAGAGGGGTGGTGAGCCCTCAGCAACCCTCAAACCTGTGCCTGGGCCCCAGCCCTGGGCCACAGCATCCACTCAGCAGGAAAGGGCTCCCAAAAGACATTCTGTCTTTGTAACTTACAAACACAAAAGATTGAGAGTAAGAGGTAAATTCTTGGCACCTGGACCAGAGTGGGATGACAGGAGGGTAAGGAGATAAGTGAGGGGCTGAGGGGAGGGACATATGGTTTTATAAATAACTAGACAAGAACTGAGCATTGGAGgggggtgaggagagagagagactcaagGCATGTAGGGGCCCAAGTGGGAAGAGAGAGCTTGTGCTTGTTCTTGTGGCCAGAGTGGGTGAGGTATGAGCTCTGAGCCTCCATTTGTCCCACCTATAAAATGAGTGGGCTGCTCTAGATGGTGTCAAAGCACGCCACCTCCTGTGACACACTAAGACTCTATAGGGTTCTAAGCCTGGGCTCTTCGGGACAAGAACCCTGGGGATTGGCAAGGGCTGGTAGGCACCACCAGAGAGGTGGTTGATGTCTGAGCAGGCTATGTATGGTCCCCGGGCTGGTACTGTGGTTCTGAGGAGGTGAAGTAGTCCTCCAGGAAGGACTGCAGGTACTCGAATGTAGGCCTCTCTTCTGGGTCCAGACGCCAGGTCTGTTCCGTGGCCTCATACAGGGACGCTGGGCAGCCTGGGGGGCATGGCATGTGATAGCCATGTTCCACCTTTTCCAGCACTTCCCGGTTATTCATGCCTGAAAGGTGAGGCTCCCTCAGTCAGAAGGCCTGGCCCCTCCCAAAGGGGCAGCCAGGAGGAAGTTTCCCCCTTGACCACTTCCCCAGGCATCCCCCCACTCCCATTCCCAGCAAACCTGGGTAGGGGACTCGGCCCTTGGTGATGAGTTCAGTAAGCAAGATCCCAAAAGACCACACATCTGACTTGATGGTGAATCTGCCAAAGAGAGCAgcctctggggctgtccacttgaTGGGGAACTTGGCTCCTGGAAAAGTTTGGGGAGAAGGGAAAATTAGTGCGGAGGTCTCTGGGAACAACTGGGACTTTAAGAATGGGGATCTTGTGTGGAAGAAGTAggtcacgcttataatcctagcactctgggaggctgaggcaggtggattgcttgagctcacaagttcgagaccagcctgagcaaaagcaagacccccatctttactaaaaatagaaaaactgaggcaagaggatctcttgagcccaagagttggaggttgctgtgagctatgatgccacagcactctacccaaggcaacagcttgaggctctatctcaaaaaaaaaaaaaaatggggatctTGGGGACCCTGAGCACGGAGGTCTCTGGGTATAGCAGAAAGGACTCTCAGACCTACTACCTACATAGTAGGTAGCTAGtcagcacctactgtgtgtttCATACAGTGATGGGTATTTTCCAAACCATTGTAATAGTTCCCATAATAATAACAGCTAATGCTTGTGTAGCTCTCACAATGGCCAGGCAGTGTGTTAAGTGATatacatgtattaactcatttaaccctcacagaAACCCTGTGAGGCAGACGCTATTATTACACTtctttgacagatgaggaaaaggaGGCGCTGAGTAGTTCAGTGACTTGCCCAGATCACACAGTTAATGAGTGGCTGGCATTCCAGCTACAGAGTTCACACGGTTACACTCCGTTGTATCTCATTTAAGAATTATAGCAGTGTCTTAGCAGGTGCTTAGTAAACACCTGTTTTACTCTTgcctgaatattttcattttacaaaagagaaaggcAGCTCACAGTAGTTAGGTGACTTGCCCAAGTCCACATGGCTAGTAAGTGGCTGacctaggatttgaacccagaattGCCTCTCACACGGCGTTAGGATTGGGATGCCCCAGATGATCTGAGATGAGGAAGGGTTTCTGAGTATGTGGGGCCCTGTGGCAGCTCCTTGATGCATTGGGAGCTTTTGGGGGGTGAGGTGGGGCACCTTGTTGGGGGTTGTACTCATCATCCTTGATGAGGCGAGCCAGGCCGAAGTCAGCGATCTTGCACACCAGTCGCTCCCCCACCAGGATGTTTGCTGCCCTCAGGTCACGGTGGATGTAGTTCATGCGTTCCATGTAGGCCATGCCCTCTGCCACCTGGGTGAAGGTGTGCAGAGATGGGAGCTCGTGGGGAATCACAGCACCAGGTCCTCCGTGAGGCTCAAGGGGCCATTTGAAAAAACCCACTTtccagatgaggagactgaggctcagagaagtagtGCCCTGCCTCTGTTTGCACAACCGATACAGTGGGCGGGGCCGCACTCCCAGGGCTACGCTAGAGGTGTTCCAAGGTACAGGGATTTGTGAAAGGTTATTAGAAGGTAGGTCTGGGAGTTAAAGGGTGCTGTTCCAGTTTACCTGGGCTGCCATGTCCACCAACTGGGGCAGCCTCAAATCCTGGCCTTCCCGGCCCTTGAGAAACTCCAGCAAGCTACCTGGCGAGAGGAATCCGTAATATCAACCGCAAGATCCTCCCAGCTTCAGGCCCGCCCACTCTCTCTCGGCCCCGCCCCTATCCCCGAACTCGCAGTCCTAGCTTGGCGTCGCCCCTAACCCCCCACCCCGCCTCTCCTAGATCCGCCCCCACTCGGGATCCTGCGGGAACACCTCTAACCGTCGTTGATCTCGCCCAGGCTGTGCTGCCAGACACCTATTCTGCACATCTCGTTTCTTCTCTTCCTTGGTCCCCCTGAGCACAACCAACTCAGACTCCTCGCAGACCCTCCTTCATCACAGATTCTGTGTTCGTTTGCCCAAGCCCCACCTCCGCCCCCTCACCCTGACGTCAGAGACTCAGCCCCCGACCCCGCCCGGTCTACCTTGGCCCCGCCCCCAGCGCGGCACACCTGTAGCGTCCCACGTGCCGGCCGCTCACTGGAACTCTGCCCATTGTTTCCCATCCCTCCTACGGATCGCCGCCCAGGTACCCAGAGAAACCCACAACTTCCCCCCGAATTCCGCCCGCCCAGACTCCGCCCCTCACCGTGGCACATGAACTCAGTCACGATGTAGATGGGCTCCTCGGACACCACGGCGTACAGCTGCACCAGCTTGTCGTGCCGCAGCAGCTTCATGACCTGCGCCTCCTCTAGGAAGGCCTTCGGGGACATGGTGCCCTCCTTCAGCGTCTTGACCGCCACCTTTGTGCAGCCGTTCCACGTGCCTGCCCAGAAGCCGCGTCTGGTCAGGAACTGCTTCCCGCCAGCCTAGACCCTCGCCTCAGCCCCTGGCCCCGGGTCCCCGAGACCTCCGTACCCAGCCATACATCCCCGAAGCAGCCGGTGCCCAGCCGGCGCTCGAGCGCAATGGAGGTGCGGCTGATTTCCCAGGCGTCCTTGGCCAGGCCCAAAGTCTGTGGCTTCATGGTGGTGCAGGGCGCCGTGAGCAGGTAGCACAGCCCATCATTCATTTCTGGGGTGAGGAAATGGAGGTCACAGGCAGGATGTCCCCCCCATACTCCTCATTCCACTCAGCCAGCACCAGACCCCAAGATCAGTTTTAAAGAACTAGATCCCAGGTGAGATTACAGGCCAGGAAGGAAAGCAAGCTGGCCCCCTGAGTAGGTGAACGTGTAGGTACCCTGGGAAGGGAGCGGCAACTAGAGGGAGAGATGATTTCTGCCAGCACTGGGGACCATCCTGTAAGCACTAGGAGGTAGCCTCTGGCTGTGCCTTGAAGGATCAGGTGGGATTCTGGCAGGTAGAAATAGGTTTGGGAATTCCAGGCATAGATATAGACATGAGGCCCACACCCTTCCATGGACCCTATCTTTGGCCTAACCAATCAAGGCAGAAACTTGAGCACATGGCTGGGCACCGGTAGCTCCATagttaggacgccagccacatgcaccagggctggtgggttcaaacctgacccaggcctgctaaacaaacaaacaaaaaagaaaatagctgggtgttgtggtgagcacctgtagtcccagctactagggaggctgaggcaagagaatcgcttggcccaagagtttgagattgctgtgagctatgatgccaagcactctacagagggcagcaaagtgagactctgtctcaattaaaaaaaaaaaaaaagaaacttgagcaTTGACTCCCACCTTCCCCTCAACCCCATAGCTAGTCCTCCATCAAGTCAGGCCTGTTCTGCCTCCCAGCCAGCATCAGAATCATCTGTTTCTCCTTTACTCTGCTGTTACTGCTTCAGTGTGGCTGGCCATCACCTGTCACCTAGATGCTGTCTCCAAATGGACCCCTCTTTTTGCCTTGCACCCTGGCATCCAAGTTCCATACAGCAACCAGAGTTTCTCACCAAAGTACAGACCAGCCTCACTTGCCCCCCGCCTCAGGGCCCTGTGACAGTGGCTCCCTGCCTGCCCACAAAGTAGTTCTGGTATCTTGGTGGGGGATTCAGATCACACATCCTGCTCACTAAAGTTTCCACAGATTGAGGACTTGAGGCAAGTAACTGCCCAATTCTCCACTGGGGGTCGCTGCTTGGCAGTGTCCTTGAAAATTCCACAGAGCAGGATCCTAGTCTGGGAGCCCCAGTACTTGGGTTCTAATCTTAGCCTGGCTACTACTACTTTGGTAGACACTTTCATTCTCTGGGCAGCAGTCTGCCCATCTGGACAACACATCAATGAGTTAGTTCAGGGATCTGAAGCGTCTGCTCTCACCCATGTAGTGCTGCACCAACTCCTGCACCGAGCTGAATTGGGCCCGTGTGGTGATGTAGTATCCACCTGTGTCCAGCTTGCGGATCTTGTAATGTTTCACATGATCACCTCTGGTCTGGTCCCAATCACGGATGGACAGGGAGTAGGCACCTGTGGGGAAGAATCACTTTGGAAGAGCCCAAGTCAAGACCGCATCGCTAGAACCCAGTCCCAGTCTTAGCTCTGCCCCTCAAACCTGGTCCCAGTCTTGTCCTTAACCAAGAAGCACCCCACGGCCCGTAGCCCTGCTGGACCTCCAGGGTGGCTGGTGGCATCGCTCCCCCTACCTTTGGTGGTCTCGCTCTCCCGAATGAGAAAGGACCCCTGAAGGTTGCCTGCGGAGAGCAGCTGCCTCTCTGCATCCTTCCTCCCAATCTTTCCAAAGTACCACCTATTGGGAAGGGCAGGGGAGAATCAGGCATACTTTGTTCAAGCCCCAACTCATCCTCCTGGACAGTCAGCTCACAAATCAAGATTCAGTTTCCTCACATGTAAAATTTTCTCATACACCTGTTTCACAGCCTAGTCAGGAGAATTATAGAGAAGTAGaatgcacacagtaggtgcccaGTGAAGGTTAGGCTCCATCAATCCTCGCCTATCAATGAGtcctctcttttttgagacagagttgcccttggtcgttatagctcacagcaacctcaaactcttgggctaaagtgattctcttgcctcagcctcctgagtagctgggactacaggcgcctgccacaatgcctggctatttttagcgatggagtcttgctcttgctcaggcttgtcttgaactcctgagttcaagggatcagtccaccttggcctcccccagtgctagaattataggtgtgagccaccatggttGGCCTTATATACTATTATTAACTCCCTTtagacagatgaggaaatggggaTATCTAgtggttaagcaacttgcccaaggccacatggcTCTTAAGCAGTGCTGCCAGAACAGGAACACAAGCTATCGGCTCTAAGGCTTGTGCTCTTAACTGCAATACTACCCTTAACTACAACACTGCACAGAGCACGTCTCGGAGCTTCATGACACTGCTCCAAAATGTGGACATTAGCAAGACGCCCTAACAACTCTACCTTCTGCGTCATCACCTCTCTTCTCCTTCATGCCTCCTACCACCCTCTCCAGTTCAAGGCCTCACCCTACTTGAGCTCTGGACCCTGTCCACTCCCTTCTGCTCAGagactctcccccaccccactgagCAGTTCCCACCTGCAGCCTCCCTATACCAACAAGCTCTAAACATGCCCACAGCTCTTCCTTCCTCAAAAGAAACTGCTCTAACCTCCACCTTGCCATCAACATTCTTCTACTCTATCTTCTCACCTCCTTTTCACTTGAAAAAGTGCTTCACACTTGGGTCTCCACTTTCTCACCTCCCACTCCCTCCCAGGCTCTGCTCTCTGGCCTCGGCCTCTGGTTCACATAGAGAAATCTCTCACCAAAGTCACACACCCCTGCCCCTCACCAAATCCAGTGGTAGCTTCTGACATCCTTCCACTTGTTTCCTGAAACTTCTCTGTTATCTCAGCTGTTGTGAGACTTGGCCTGGCTTGGTTTTCTTCACTTCTCCAATGGTTACAGTAACTGTCCCCAAAGCTGGGTCTAGGGCCaaactttttttcattctcttccctcttccttcacCTCCTAGTAGCTTTAATTAGCATCTTTACTCTGATGAGCCCCCATATTTTTCCCCATCTCAGGTGTGCCCTTTGCAAAAGCTACAACAAACAAACTAAGGAGTCTTTAGTGCCAATTAGGAAAGGGTGTCCCTTTCTCTGGCCTGATTCAGGGGCAAGTGCAACCTAATTTAATTGCTGGAAGCTTCTTCCACATAGGTTACTCTCCATGAACCTCAATCCAACACGTCCTCACCAGAACCTGTGTACCTGTACCTGCTCTGGTGTTCCCCGTTCCCCACCTTAGCAAGCAAATAGCACCCTCGTCCACTCAGCTCCTTacgaggattttttttttttttgagacagagcctcaagctgtcgccctgggtagagtgccttgtcattacagctcacagcaacctccaattcctgggctcaagcaattctcttgcctcagcctcccaagtagctgggactacaggcacctgccacaatggctggatattttttcttttttgttgcagttgtcattgttgtttagctgacccagacCAGATTTGAACCctgctggcgccataaccactgtgctatagacaccaagcctcaagcaattctcttgcctcagcctcccaaatagctggaactacaggtgcctgccacaatgcttggcaatttttagagacgggggtctcactcttgctcaggctggtcttgacccgGTGAACTCGGGTGATTCACCagtctcaggctcccagagtgcaggaattatacgcatgagccaccatgcctggcctatgtgCCTCcgttttcatttgttaaataggataATCATGGTTTCTAACTCTGTTAATACACAGAAAGCACTCTGAATGGTACCCAGAACATGTACCCAGAGCACATACATGCCATATAACCATGATctactattattattgtcattattatcttcctttttctcaCGACGAACTTATGAAATTATAGATAAGGAGATAGGCTCAGAGTGGAGCAATGACTCGTCAAAGAAGTAGATTTGGACTCTGGACTCCAGGGTCCCGCCCACAGGGCTGGCCTTGCCCCATCCCCACTCACTCTTCAGCCTGGATGGTGTCCGCAGGAGCCACATAGTTGCTGGGAATGTAGCCAGTTTGTCCAGAGCTTAGGGACCGagcctcccaccaatcaccttcacTATAGGCACAGAACAGGGGTGGTCAGCAAGCACCAGGCAGGGACTCATCTTGGCCATCCCCCCGCCCCCGGGGCTTTTGTCTGTTCAGCCCTCAGCCACTGAAGCTGCCCCAGGAGGGTTTTTCCCTGCACAGAAAGAATAAATTGGGGGACATGTAGGCCTCCAGGCTTCTTCTGTTGACTCCTTAGCTGGCTTGGACTTTGGGGATATAGCTATGCTATATCCCTACTGAAAATCCCCCAATGGCTATGTATTTCCTTCTgggcttttttttccttaaaaagccCCACAGACTCTCCCTCCAACTACCTCTCCAGCCTCTCTTCTCTTCGTTCTGCCTTTCCTACTTTATGAACCACCTAGACTGAACCAACTGGTGATTTCCAGAACTCATttattctcattctcttttttttttcttaccctcCTTCACTGTCTATTCATTTTTCAAGCCTCAGATTAAaaatcacctcctccaggaagccttccctgatcaccACTACTCTAGGGACCACGTTTGATGTTCTTTTTGTGTCTATAGTTACTCACGTTCCCCCTGTACAGTAGCAGTCACCCGggttttgatttgttcttttttgagacagagtctcactttgtcgccctcgatagagtgctatgccattatagctcacagcaacctcagactcaagtgattctcttgtctcagcctccccagtagctgggactacaggcacctgccacaacgcccagctatttttggttgcagctgtcattgttgttttagcaggctcagCCCAGGCTTGAAACCGCcagcttcggtatatgtggctggtgccctactcactgagctacaggtgccaagcctcaccTGGAGTTTTTATTGTCATATATAGTGCCCTCAACTAGGCTGGAGCTTTCTGAGGACAGGTATAGA contains:
- the FGR gene encoding tyrosine-protein kinase Fgr; protein product: MGCVFCKKLEPGPKEDAGLEGDFRGYGAADHYGPDPTQARTVSSFAHVPNYTNFSPQPTNPSFLDSGNIRGISGTGVTLFIALYDYEARTEDDLTFTKGEKFHILNNTEGDWWEARSLSSGQTGYIPSNYVAPADTIQAEEWYFGKIGRKDAERQLLSAGNLQGSFLIRESETTKGAYSLSIRDWDQTRGDHVKHYKIRKLDTGGYYITTRAQFSSVQELVQHYMEMNDGLCYLLTAPCTTMKPQTLGLAKDAWEISRTSIALERRLGTGCFGDVWLGTWNGCTKVAVKTLKEGTMSPKAFLEEAQVMKLLRHDKLVQLYAVVSEEPIYIVTEFMCHGSLLEFLKGREGQDLRLPQLVDMAAQVAEGMAYMERMNYIHRDLRAANILVGERLVCKIADFGLARLIKDDEYNPQQGAKFPIKWTAPEAALFGRFTIKSDVWSFGILLTELITKGRVPYPGMNNREVLEKVEHGYHMPCPPGCPASLYEATEQTWRLDPEERPTFEYLQSFLEDYFTSSEPQYQPGDHT